In one window of Armatimonadota bacterium DNA:
- the arsS gene encoding arsenosugar biosynthesis radical SAM protein ArsS (Some members of this family are selenoproteins.), protein MQIYSPFPGIEASGLDILQVNLGRLCNQSCRHCHLASGPERKECMEWDTQRAIVSVLERHPIETLDLTGGSPELNPTFRDFVSAAAAVVPNVKVRTNLTVLTEPEQADLPEFFAERTAELVASMPCYTQENVDAVRGNGAYGKSIAALKRLNGIGYGVANSGLSLTLVYNPAGPALPGPQAELEDAYRHELGRDHGIEFSRLITITNMPIGRFEEQLRESGDLEDYWDLLVKSHNPEAVAHVMCRVLLSVAWDGRLYDCDFNQALDLRLGEDVPQTIWEFDYAALSARPIKTATHCYGCTAGAGSGCMGSLVAS, encoded by the coding sequence ATGCAGATCTACTCGCCGTTTCCTGGGATAGAGGCGTCCGGCCTGGACATCTTGCAAGTCAATCTCGGCCGTCTGTGCAACCAGTCGTGCCGGCATTGTCATCTCGCGTCCGGCCCGGAGCGCAAGGAGTGCATGGAGTGGGACACCCAGCGCGCGATCGTGTCGGTGCTGGAGCGGCATCCCATTGAGACGCTCGACCTGACCGGCGGTAGCCCGGAACTCAACCCCACGTTTCGCGATTTCGTCAGTGCCGCCGCGGCGGTCGTCCCGAATGTCAAGGTGCGCACCAATCTCACCGTTCTCACAGAGCCGGAGCAGGCCGATCTGCCCGAATTCTTTGCTGAGCGCACGGCAGAGCTGGTGGCCAGCATGCCGTGTTACACGCAGGAGAACGTTGACGCCGTGCGCGGCAACGGCGCGTACGGCAAGAGCATCGCCGCGCTGAAGCGACTCAACGGGATCGGCTATGGCGTTGCCAACAGCGGCCTGTCGCTCACTCTCGTGTACAATCCCGCCGGGCCCGCCCTGCCCGGCCCGCAAGCCGAACTGGAGGACGCGTACCGACACGAATTGGGCCGCGACCACGGCATAGAGTTCAGCCGCCTGATCACTATCACCAACATGCCCATCGGCCGCTTCGAGGAGCAACTGCGCGAATCCGGCGACCTCGAGGACTACTGGGACCTGCTGGTGAAAAGCCACAACCCGGAGGCCGTTGCGCACGTTATGTGCCGAGTGCTGCTCAGCGTTGCGTGGGACGGACGGCTGTACGACTGCGACTTCAACCAGGCGCTCGACCTGCGACTCGGCGAGGATGTGCCGCAGACGATATGGGAGTTCGACTATGCGGCTCTCTCCGCGCGGCCCATAAAGACCGCGACCCACTGCTATGGGTGTACCGCGGGCGCAGGCTCCGGCTGCATGGGTTCGCTAGTTGCCTCGTAA
- a CDS encoding NAD(P)/FAD-dependent oxidoreductase, with translation MAAPYIIIGNGVAGVNAAETIRARDPRAQVIVITDQECEFYSRPALYYYLLGRIEFADTVGRPRGFYRRNRFDLQCATTVSSLDPEARTITLADGAELSYRRILLATGTRGRMLPWVREGVKGLIGLNTLRDVVEITHAMQDAEAAVVVGGGLTSIEIVESLAHHGIKTTFIMRDDRFLAKQMTSEEAEVVHDALRRMGVDVRTGEEVTEMSVADGRVTGVTTKSGDHIPCQIISLAVGIAPNRELAEAAGAEVAAGIVVDDSMRTSLPDVFAAGDCAQVRQADGSAAPAEMLWYVAAHMGRVAGANMKGGAERYEAAPFLNVSELAGVDFCGVGSIVPDQDGVETLWAPYTPHGTARVVLRDGYIVGGCFVGDIRVGDLTRALIAHRARWEELPKDHPLRARFHC, from the coding sequence ATGGCAGCCCCGTACATCATAATCGGCAACGGCGTCGCAGGTGTCAACGCGGCGGAGACCATACGCGCGCGCGACCCGCGGGCGCAAGTCATCGTGATTACCGATCAGGAGTGCGAGTTCTACTCGCGCCCGGCGCTCTATTACTACCTCCTCGGGCGCATCGAGTTCGCGGACACCGTGGGGCGCCCCAGGGGCTTCTACCGGCGCAACCGATTCGACCTCCAGTGCGCCACGACCGTTTCCTCGCTTGACCCAGAGGCGCGCACGATCACACTTGCTGACGGGGCCGAGTTGAGCTACCGCCGAATACTGCTGGCAACCGGCACCCGCGGGCGCATGCTGCCCTGGGTGCGAGAGGGCGTCAAAGGCCTGATTGGCCTCAATACCCTGCGCGACGTCGTGGAGATCACCCACGCCATGCAGGACGCGGAGGCCGCCGTCGTCGTCGGAGGCGGGCTGACCTCGATCGAGATCGTGGAGTCGCTCGCGCATCATGGCATCAAGACGACGTTCATCATGCGCGACGACCGCTTCCTGGCGAAGCAGATGACTTCCGAGGAGGCCGAGGTAGTCCATGACGCGCTGCGCCGCATGGGTGTGGACGTCCGCACGGGCGAAGAGGTCACCGAGATGTCGGTGGCGGACGGCCGCGTGACCGGGGTCACGACCAAGAGCGGCGACCACATCCCGTGTCAGATAATCAGCCTCGCGGTGGGTATCGCGCCCAACCGCGAGCTGGCCGAAGCGGCGGGCGCGGAAGTGGCCGCAGGCATCGTGGTGGACGACTCTATGCGCACCAGCTTGCCCGACGTATTCGCGGCCGGCGACTGTGCCCAGGTGCGGCAGGCCGACGGCTCCGCCGCTCCGGCCGAAATGCTGTGGTACGTCGCCGCGCACATGGGACGCGTTGCAGGGGCGAACATGAAGGGAGGGGCTGAGCGCTACGAAGCCGCGCCGTTCCTGAATGTGTCCGAGCTTGCTGGCGTGGACTTCTGCGGCGTCGGCAGCATCGTCCCGGACCAGGACGGTGTGGAGACACTGTGGGCTCCCTACACGCCGCACGGCACGGCGCGCGTGGTGCTGCGGGACGGATACATCGTCGGCGGATGCTTCGTCGGCGACATTCGTGTGGGCGATCTGACACGCGCCCTGATTGCCCACCGCGCACGCTGGGAAGAACTGCCGAAGGACCATCCATTGCGCGCCCGCTTCCACTGCTAG
- a CDS encoding 4Fe-4S binding protein: MAEPTDIAQYHDFDHCPLCERFRARRRFDVLPWLAGTAVLSLLAVIVIRALWPGSPRWLGPLVPWAYWASVIVFGVWVIRRWKNTYFRWRTVSVMTVQTVIGIIMAGPLALGFGMPLLARRVHLTWPLHMSVLNPNRPESILVYGAIMSFIVWPAVALVLGKRYCSWFCFCGNLAETAGEAFRTIGPKGPRAQGLDRTFYAILVAAGIVTLGVWFKVTWPFKWYEWIVGFVLVDLVGIGLYPILGNRPWCRFFCPLAAGLGALSQHGRFAIYTDDQRCIECGTCNRYCEMGIDIRMRARQGIPLKDDQCVGCGACIAVCPRYALSFRQFPEPEHAAAVKNTYRFRRPFVRQLAAPRQREA, encoded by the coding sequence GTGGCGGAGCCGACAGACATAGCACAGTACCACGATTTCGATCACTGTCCGCTGTGCGAGCGCTTCAGAGCGCGGCGGCGTTTCGACGTGCTGCCGTGGCTGGCGGGAACCGCTGTGCTTTCGCTGCTCGCGGTCATCGTCATCCGCGCGCTGTGGCCGGGCAGCCCGCGCTGGCTCGGCCCGCTCGTGCCGTGGGCGTATTGGGCAAGCGTCATCGTGTTCGGCGTGTGGGTGATCCGACGGTGGAAGAACACCTACTTCCGCTGGCGCACGGTCTCCGTGATGACGGTGCAGACCGTCATCGGGATCATCATGGCCGGGCCGCTCGCCCTGGGCTTCGGCATGCCGCTTCTCGCCCGGCGGGTTCATCTCACGTGGCCTTTACACATGAGCGTCCTCAATCCGAACCGTCCGGAATCCATCCTCGTCTACGGGGCCATCATGTCTTTCATTGTCTGGCCTGCGGTGGCGCTGGTCCTCGGCAAGCGGTACTGCTCGTGGTTCTGCTTCTGCGGCAATCTCGCGGAGACCGCGGGTGAGGCGTTCCGTACCATCGGCCCCAAAGGACCTCGGGCTCAGGGCCTCGACCGCACCTTCTACGCGATCCTCGTCGCCGCGGGCATCGTAACCCTGGGCGTGTGGTTCAAGGTCACCTGGCCCTTCAAATGGTACGAGTGGATCGTCGGATTCGTGCTGGTTGATCTCGTGGGGATCGGGCTCTATCCCATTCTGGGGAACCGGCCGTGGTGTCGCTTCTTCTGCCCGCTTGCGGCGGGACTTGGGGCGCTGTCCCAACACGGCAGATTCGCGATCTACACCGACGATCAGCGCTGCATCGAATGCGGCACGTGCAATCGGTACTGCGAGATGGGCATTGACATCCGCATGCGCGCGCGTCAGGGCATTCCGCTCAAGGACGATCAGTGCGTCGGCTGCGGAGCGTGCATCGCGGTGTGCCCGCGCTACGCGCTCAGTTTCCGGCAGTTTCCGGAGCCGGAGCATGCCGCCGCGGTGAAGAACACGTATCGTTTCCGCCGGCCATTCGTCCGCCAATTGGCGGCGCCTCGCCAGAGGGAGGCGTAA
- a CDS encoding DUF547 domain-containing protein, producing the protein MKVCAAVLVAIGLVFSTGCAPENAVGIGDSAPTAFSHELFDAVLQEHVGSHGLVDYAALRRDRARLDQYLDALARTDASSLPSREDRLAYWLNAYNAFTIAGVLDHYPVKSVQDVERFFKEQRYKAGGARYSLDDIENAVIRPTFREPRIHFVLVCAAKSCPRLWSRAIDPGTLEQRLEASAKKFINSPAGARVDRTKKELTLSALFKWYRTDFLGEADSLAGYVRRYLDDPPSDLAQYRVRFQAYDWSLNER; encoded by the coding sequence ATGAAGGTTTGTGCCGCTGTTCTAGTTGCGATAGGGCTGGTATTCTCGACCGGATGTGCGCCCGAGAATGCCGTCGGCATCGGCGACTCCGCGCCGACCGCCTTCAGCCACGAACTGTTTGACGCGGTGCTCCAGGAACACGTAGGATCCCACGGCCTGGTGGACTACGCGGCGCTGCGGAGGGACCGCGCTCGCCTCGATCAATACCTCGACGCGCTGGCCCGAACCGACGCATCGTCCCTTCCGTCGCGTGAGGATCGTCTGGCCTACTGGCTGAATGCCTACAACGCATTTACCATCGCGGGCGTGCTCGACCACTATCCCGTGAAGAGCGTGCAAGACGTCGAGCGCTTCTTCAAGGAACAGCGCTACAAGGCCGGCGGCGCGCGATACTCACTGGACGACATCGAGAACGCGGTGATTCGGCCGACTTTCCGGGAGCCGCGCATCCATTTCGTCCTCGTGTGCGCCGCGAAGAGTTGCCCGCGCCTGTGGAGCCGCGCAATTGATCCAGGTACGCTCGAACAGCGGCTCGAGGCGTCAGCAAAAAAGTTCATCAACAGCCCCGCAGGCGCGCGCGTTGATAGAACGAAGAAGGAGTTGACGCTGTCAGCGCTCTTCAAGTGGTACCGTACGGACTTCCTCGGCGAGGCGGATTCGCTTGCGGGCTACGTGCGGCGGTACCTCGATGATCCGCCCTCTGACTTGGCGCAGTACCGCGTTCGCTTCCAGGCCTATGACTGGAGCCTTAACGAGCGGTAG
- a CDS encoding sulfatase-like hydrolase/transferase, translating into MPRRLNFLCFVTDQMRGDHMGCAGNPVIQTPNLDRLAAAGVRFTRAYVNNPLCMPSRATLFNGLTPRAHGVRTNGIPLDRRFPTMLDALSQAGYSTHSVGKLHLLPFSTPHGVDPSTLDPAHWAESYYFWNHGILDAMPTPYFGFQTAEISIGHGPGTTGDYRRWLRGKDPGAEGLWKPEAGTPTPHNAEQAWHCAIPEELHYNTWVADRTIEFLERHAREEPFFAWCSFPDPHHPYCPPEPWARMYDSADMPMPTRREGELETLPPFYGEVYERPLPLSGRMRPTKMSDEQLREILALTYGMISHVDHNIGRVMDELDRCGLRENTVVCFLSDHGDMMGDHWMINKGPFHMNGLVHMPFIWSCPGLFAKGVTSAGLISYLDFAPTILDIAGVPIPEGLAPPEPETENQLPPWPGISFAGQLRGETGALQDSVVVENDEDYLGLRLRTLITERYKITAYPGQEYGELFDLSGDPGELHNLWHDPGRRELKRDLLIRLMERLVETDNRLPRRMSHA; encoded by the coding sequence ATGCCTAGACGTCTCAACTTCCTGTGCTTCGTGACCGACCAGATGCGCGGCGACCACATGGGCTGCGCGGGGAATCCGGTGATCCAGACGCCTAACCTGGACCGGCTCGCCGCCGCCGGTGTCCGTTTCACTCGCGCGTACGTCAATAACCCGCTGTGCATGCCGTCGCGTGCCACGCTGTTCAACGGCTTGACGCCGCGCGCTCACGGGGTGCGCACGAACGGCATCCCGCTGGATCGCCGCTTCCCGACGATGCTCGACGCGCTGTCACAGGCGGGCTACTCCACGCACTCCGTCGGCAAGCTCCATCTGCTCCCCTTTTCCACGCCTCACGGCGTTGATCCGAGTACGCTCGATCCAGCTCACTGGGCCGAGTCGTACTACTTCTGGAACCACGGCATTCTCGACGCAATGCCGACGCCGTACTTCGGCTTCCAGACCGCCGAGATAAGCATCGGCCACGGGCCCGGAACGACCGGTGACTACCGTCGCTGGCTGCGCGGCAAAGACCCCGGAGCCGAAGGGCTGTGGAAGCCCGAGGCCGGCACGCCAACTCCCCACAATGCCGAGCAGGCATGGCACTGCGCGATCCCCGAGGAGTTGCACTACAACACTTGGGTCGCGGATCGGACGATTGAGTTCCTCGAGCGGCATGCGCGCGAGGAGCCGTTCTTCGCGTGGTGCTCGTTTCCGGATCCGCATCATCCCTACTGCCCGCCGGAGCCGTGGGCGAGGATGTACGATTCCGCCGACATGCCCATGCCCACGCGTCGTGAGGGTGAACTCGAGACGCTGCCGCCGTTCTACGGAGAGGTGTACGAGAGGCCGCTGCCGCTCAGTGGGCGCATGCGCCCGACGAAGATGAGCGATGAGCAGCTGCGGGAGATTCTCGCGCTGACCTATGGCATGATCTCGCACGTCGATCACAACATCGGGCGCGTGATGGATGAGCTCGACCGGTGCGGCCTGCGCGAGAATACCGTGGTGTGCTTCCTCTCCGACCACGGGGACATGATGGGAGATCACTGGATGATCAACAAGGGGCCGTTTCACATGAACGGCCTGGTCCATATGCCGTTCATCTGGAGTTGCCCGGGCCTCTTTGCCAAGGGCGTCACGAGCGCCGGGCTTATCAGCTATCTCGACTTCGCGCCGACGATTCTGGATATCGCGGGAGTGCCGATACCCGAGGGCTTGGCGCCGCCTGAGCCGGAAACCGAGAACCAGCTCCCGCCCTGGCCCGGCATTTCGTTCGCGGGACAGTTGCGCGGGGAAACGGGAGCTTTGCAGGACAGCGTCGTCGTCGAGAATGACGAGGACTATCTCGGTCTGCGTTTGCGCACGTTGATCACTGAGCGTTACAAGATCACGGCCTATCCCGGGCAGGAGTACGGGGAGCTGTTCGATCTCAGCGGAGACCCGGGGGAGCTGCACAATCTCTGGCATGACCCCGGGAGGCGCGAGCTGAAGAGGGACCTGCTGATACGGCTGATGGAGCGACTGGTCGAGACCGATAACCGGCTGCCGCGGCGAATGAGTCACGCCTAA
- a CDS encoding heparinase II/III family protein, whose product MMADEESHPVKTWAQLVDSVKNDKAARGIRDALVERARAVAQSPVVRRVYRLDDVGKHRTGLDGRAQYLEPEIAETFALAMSDYGTASTIASELPLLAAAYRLTDEDVFRARVIEQLAETATWSPLQRPGWTLYAPGHRLPPDGQDGNWLATGMAMRGIGDALDLMPRGSIPADLRGSLDDLLAREIASIVDDWETKRPWFVRGDNPITNQWMLPTEGLVRACLVLGVEKHRDAYELGVANTVKALDSHGAAGEFEEGVGYAAFTITSMVHTAHAMATAGDRRAIDHPFLRNCPTWIVHHIQPGGMLINCFDAGAARALGNLRPLLSLLAVCTGSSAARWALAEQVGGPSDDLPGLLCRELPPVGDEAAPPLHASYERATRVNWRDSWGHDATGVWVRGGHGTDQHDHHDRGHVNFISRGRPILIEAGTPAYHNPLIESHYQSGVGHNVLQLGEAMPRTDVAPMSVRRLGDSGGEVTVDPTKCYDDLEQWRRTVQWTADAMTVSDQVKLEAGTRQVVCFRWHLGTADHVDIMGSDDAFTVHWPDATMTVQGSGPLLVSQEMLPDNTLASGPRSSESPDHLHTCIVIRSRDAAEALRLVTKVVPNDRTSGNQ is encoded by the coding sequence ATGATGGCCGATGAGGAGAGTCATCCCGTGAAGACATGGGCGCAACTGGTGGACTCCGTCAAGAATGACAAGGCTGCGCGGGGCATCCGCGACGCGCTGGTCGAGCGCGCTCGCGCGGTCGCTCAATCGCCGGTTGTGCGCCGGGTTTACCGGCTGGACGACGTCGGCAAGCATCGCACGGGGCTCGACGGGCGCGCGCAGTATCTGGAGCCGGAGATCGCCGAGACCTTCGCGCTCGCGATGTCCGATTACGGTACTGCGAGCACGATCGCGAGTGAGTTGCCCCTGCTCGCGGCGGCGTACCGCCTGACCGACGAGGACGTCTTCCGCGCGCGCGTTATCGAGCAACTCGCCGAGACTGCCACATGGTCGCCCTTGCAGCGTCCGGGCTGGACGCTCTATGCGCCCGGCCATCGCCTGCCCCCGGACGGCCAGGACGGCAACTGGCTTGCGACCGGCATGGCGATGAGGGGCATCGGGGATGCGCTCGACCTCATGCCGCGCGGTTCGATACCGGCTGACCTGCGCGGGTCGCTGGACGATCTCCTCGCGCGTGAGATTGCGAGCATCGTTGACGATTGGGAGACGAAGCGACCTTGGTTCGTCAGGGGCGACAACCCGATCACCAATCAGTGGATGCTGCCCACCGAGGGCTTGGTGCGGGCGTGCCTGGTGCTGGGCGTTGAGAAGCATCGGGACGCGTATGAGTTGGGTGTCGCAAACACGGTGAAGGCGCTGGACAGCCACGGCGCAGCCGGCGAGTTCGAGGAAGGCGTCGGCTACGCAGCGTTCACCATCACCTCGATGGTGCACACCGCGCACGCCATGGCCACTGCCGGGGACCGGCGGGCCATTGACCACCCGTTCCTGCGCAATTGCCCGACGTGGATCGTCCATCACATTCAACCCGGGGGCATGCTCATCAACTGCTTCGATGCGGGCGCCGCCCGCGCACTCGGCAACCTGCGGCCGCTGCTGTCCCTGCTCGCCGTGTGCACCGGAAGCTCCGCGGCGCGCTGGGCATTGGCGGAGCAAGTGGGCGGCCCTTCGGACGACCTGCCGGGGCTGCTGTGCCGTGAACTGCCGCCGGTGGGCGACGAGGCAGCACCGCCTCTGCACGCGTCCTACGAGCGAGCCACCCGGGTTAACTGGCGGGACTCCTGGGGGCACGACGCCACCGGGGTCTGGGTGCGCGGCGGCCACGGAACTGACCAGCACGACCACCACGACCGGGGCCACGTGAACTTCATCTCTCGCGGGCGTCCGATCCTCATCGAGGCCGGCACTCCCGCTTACCACAACCCGCTGATTGAGTCGCACTATCAGTCCGGCGTCGGCCATAACGTCCTGCAATTGGGCGAGGCCATGCCGCGCACCGACGTCGCACCGATGTCCGTGCGGCGCCTGGGCGACAGCGGCGGCGAGGTCACCGTGGATCCTACGAAATGCTACGACGACCTGGAGCAATGGCGTCGTACCGTGCAGTGGACCGCCGATGCCATGACTGTGAGCGATCAAGTGAAGCTCGAGGCGGGAACGCGCCAAGTTGTCTGTTTCCGTTGGCATCTGGGGACTGCGGACCACGTCGATATCATGGGCAGCGACGATGCTTTCACGGTCCACTGGCCGGACGCGACCATGACGGTTCAGGGATCCGGGCCGCTGCTCGTCTCACAGGAGATGCTGCCGGATAACACGCTGGCGTCCGGCCCGCGCAGCAGCGAGTCCCCCGACCACTTGCATACCTGCATCGTGATCAGATCACGCGATGCAGCGGAAGCCCTGAGGCTGGTGACGAAAGTCGTGCCCAACGACCGGACTTCGGGCAACCAGTGA
- a CDS encoding diacylglycerol kinase family lipid kinase, giving the protein MRASLVVNPRAGRNRGAVAASRARTEFQRAGWEVATAVTLCAGDAERLARQAAAQSFDAVLACGGDGTLSQALAGLLDTGIPAGLIPCGTGNDFARTIGLSRNPAVAARQLIPGRTADVDLLEINDGLLWSVNIMGVGFDAQVTLRMNHHGPLVAGPVGYLFAVAQELIAYRSTPVRLTVDGETWEGEALLLAVANARSYGAGMKIAPKAEIADGLLDVVLVQHVSRVAFLRNLPRVFRGTHLTHPAVRTWRGREVTIETFEQSRHVLVDGDVQCETPVHVRVSQHRAKLLWPSPLRGR; this is encoded by the coding sequence ATGCGCGCATCACTCGTCGTCAACCCGAGAGCCGGTAGGAATCGCGGAGCCGTCGCGGCATCGCGCGCGAGAACCGAATTCCAGCGCGCGGGGTGGGAAGTCGCGACGGCCGTGACTCTATGCGCGGGCGACGCGGAGCGGCTCGCGCGCCAGGCTGCCGCTCAGAGCTTCGATGCAGTACTGGCCTGCGGCGGGGATGGCACGCTGTCGCAGGCGCTCGCGGGGCTGCTCGACACCGGCATCCCCGCCGGGCTTATCCCGTGCGGCACCGGGAACGACTTCGCGCGAACCATCGGCCTCAGCCGCAACCCCGCTGTCGCGGCACGGCAACTCATACCGGGGCGCACGGCTGACGTTGACCTGCTGGAGATCAATGACGGGCTGCTGTGGTCGGTCAACATCATGGGAGTCGGTTTCGATGCGCAGGTCACGCTGCGCATGAATCATCACGGGCCGCTGGTCGCCGGACCGGTCGGGTACCTATTCGCGGTGGCGCAGGAGCTGATTGCCTATCGATCCACCCCGGTGCGTCTGACCGTGGATGGCGAAACATGGGAAGGCGAGGCGCTTCTGCTGGCGGTCGCGAACGCGCGCTCCTACGGCGCGGGAATGAAGATCGCGCCCAAGGCCGAGATCGCGGACGGCCTGCTCGACGTAGTTCTGGTGCAGCACGTGAGCCGTGTCGCTTTCCTGCGCAATCTCCCGAGGGTCTTTCGCGGAACTCACCTGACGCATCCCGCCGTTCGCACATGGCGAGGCCGGGAAGTCACGATCGAAACGTTCGAGCAGTCGCGTCACGTGCTCGTTGATGGCGATGTGCAGTGCGAGACGCCGGTGCACGTGCGCGTCTCGCAGCATCGCGCGAAGCTGCTTTGGCCCTCGCCGCTCCGAGGACGCTGA
- a CDS encoding bifunctional riboflavin kinase/FAD synthetase encodes MEILREIKAGVLSPTCVAVGVFDGVHVGHQAVLRQAVAGAREAGLVAAALTFDPHPERVLRPRQAPLLLTTLPERAALIAETGIEALVVAQFDRAFASLTAEEFAHCVLVEQLAARCVVAGDGFVFGRGARGNAAILAELGRKLGFEASAVKRVAVDDTEVSSTVVRQLISSGNIERAAVLLGHYYTIRGSVTPGDRRGRELGFPTANLCVSRDKLLPPHGVYAVWARIEGRAECERSGASDSTSAPDGELDPPRRIDDERRPAIPAVANVGVRPTFPANRTRPSDPAACVEAHVLEGEPGDLYDRTITLDLVTRLREERAFPDGQALQEQIRRDIAQARRALSSA; translated from the coding sequence ATGGAGATTCTGCGCGAAATCAAAGCAGGCGTGCTCTCGCCTACTTGCGTCGCCGTCGGCGTGTTCGACGGGGTCCACGTCGGACATCAGGCGGTTCTGCGCCAAGCCGTCGCTGGCGCGCGCGAAGCCGGCCTAGTGGCGGCCGCGCTTACGTTCGATCCTCACCCGGAACGAGTGCTCAGGCCCCGTCAAGCGCCGCTGCTGCTGACGACGCTGCCGGAGCGCGCGGCGCTGATTGCGGAGACGGGGATCGAGGCGCTTGTCGTCGCGCAGTTCGATCGCGCCTTCGCCAGCCTGACCGCAGAGGAATTCGCACACTGCGTCCTGGTGGAGCAGTTGGCGGCGCGGTGCGTTGTCGCCGGTGATGGTTTCGTCTTTGGGCGCGGCGCAAGGGGAAATGCCGCAATCCTCGCGGAACTCGGCCGCAAGCTAGGATTCGAAGCCTCGGCGGTCAAGCGCGTGGCGGTGGACGACACCGAGGTCTCGAGCACCGTAGTGCGGCAGTTGATCTCCTCCGGCAACATCGAGCGCGCCGCGGTGCTTCTCGGTCATTACTACACGATCCGGGGATCTGTGACGCCCGGCGACCGGCGGGGCCGAGAGTTGGGCTTCCCCACCGCGAACCTGTGCGTCAGTCGCGACAAGTTGCTGCCGCCCCATGGCGTCTATGCGGTATGGGCGCGCATCGAGGGTCGCGCCGAATGCGAGCGGAGCGGCGCTTCGGATTCGACGAGCGCGCCGGACGGCGAACTCGATCCGCCCCGGCGCATCGACGACGAGCGTCGCCCCGCGATCCCGGCGGTGGCCAATGTCGGCGTGCGCCCGACCTTTCCTGCAAACCGCACCCGGCCTTCCGATCCTGCCGCCTGCGTCGAAGCGCATGTCCTGGAAGGCGAGCCCGGCGACCTGTACGACCGCACGATTACGCTAGACCTCGTCACTCGCCTGCGAGAGGAACGAGCGTTCCCCGACGGCCAAGCTTTGCAGGAGCAAATCCGTCGAGATATCGCGCAGGCGAGGCGGGCGCTGTCGAGCGCCTGA
- the truB gene encoding tRNA pseudouridine(55) synthase TruB — protein sequence MAADGFLNLIKPPGMTSHDAVVWLRRLTHTAAGHTGTLDRAAAGVLVLCVGRARRLSKWVVESDKAYVGEITFGITTDTLDAEGQITSERDFSGLSAQQIERELTRFEGEIEQSAPAYSAVHADGARLYELARQGQDVPRRTRTVQVHSLRLLDFHEGVPAERASPPVEATGGEAGLDSVAAVTARLPRARIAVECSKGTYIRSLAADLGEVLGCGGCLSFLVRTRSGPFDIADSVTIERVEEAIAGGRFEGLLRPLDEPLSSLPAVTLEPREARLVAHGSTVEVSGTLDACGMARMYDAAGRFIGLGEPRGATLRPRVVVI from the coding sequence ATGGCGGCAGACGGGTTCCTCAATCTCATCAAACCGCCGGGGATGACGTCGCACGATGCCGTGGTGTGGCTGCGCCGGCTAACGCACACAGCGGCGGGTCACACCGGCACGCTCGATCGCGCGGCCGCCGGCGTGCTCGTGTTGTGCGTCGGCAGAGCACGGCGGCTCAGCAAGTGGGTGGTCGAGAGCGACAAGGCGTATGTCGGTGAGATCACGTTCGGCATAACTACCGATACCCTCGATGCCGAGGGGCAGATCACCTCCGAGCGGGACTTCTCGGGCCTGAGTGCCCAGCAGATCGAGAGAGAGCTGACGCGGTTCGAGGGCGAAATTGAACAGAGCGCGCCGGCGTATTCCGCCGTGCACGCGGACGGCGCCCGTCTCTATGAGTTGGCGCGGCAGGGGCAGGATGTGCCTCGCCGAACGCGCACGGTGCAGGTCCATTCGTTGCGGCTGCTGGATTTCCACGAGGGTGTGCCGGCGGAACGCGCCTCGCCGCCCGTCGAGGCGACCGGCGGCGAGGCGGGGCTCGATTCGGTCGCTGCGGTAACTGCCCGCCTGCCGCGCGCCAGGATAGCGGTTGAATGCTCGAAGGGGACGTATATCCGCTCTTTGGCGGCCGATCTCGGTGAGGTGCTGGGGTGCGGCGGTTGCCTTTCGTTCCTCGTGCGCACTCGATCCGGTCCGTTCGATATCGCGGACAGCGTTACCATCGAACGGGTCGAGGAGGCAATCGCAGGCGGGCGCTTCGAGGGACTGCTGCGCCCGCTGGACGAGCCCCTGTCATCGCTGCCGGCAGTCACGCTCGAACCACGGGAGGCGCGTCTGGTAGCGCATGGCAGCACGGTCGAGGTGAGCGGAACGCTCGACGCCTGCGGCATGGCGCGCATGTACGATGCGGCAGGCCGGTTCATCGGCCTCGGCGAACCGCGGGGCGCTACGCTGCGGCCTCGTGTTGTCGTCATCTAA